Proteins from one Hyperolius riggenbachi isolate aHypRig1 chromosome 4, aHypRig1.pri, whole genome shotgun sequence genomic window:
- the LOC137570477 gene encoding apolipoprotein L3-like, producing the protein MENIQIISQIIRLVQQYEDQASLLGTAISQCVNGLFSIADDIDKFHKGATITNVVGSSLGIAGGITTIVGVCLAPVTLGASLIVSSVGISVASAGGFTGSLASILDILNMKKKCKRARKSIAAVNELIKTMQTLAKNITSMVEHLSVLLSRLAQLGLGTMSTIVARGFELAAQGARALRVVTGVLSALFIIIDVLFVAKAARELQKGAKTIEAAQIREQAHYLIKIHDALQYNVENINFEKTKFVAEMFRSEKPYFSFP; encoded by the coding sequence ATCATAAGGTTGGTGCAACAGTATGAAGACCAAGCATCACTTCTGGGGACCGCCATTTCACAGTGTGTTAATGGACTGTTCAGTATTGCTGATGACATAGACAAGTTCCATAAAGGAGCCACCATCACCAATGTTGTTGGAAGTTCACTTGGAATTGCAGGTGGAATCACCACCATCGTAGGTGTGTGTCTGGCTCCAGTGACATTGGGTGCATCTCTCATTGTCAGCAGTGTTGGAATCAGTGTTGCTTCAGCTGGTGGATTCACTGGTTCACTTGCTTCTATACTTGATATcctaaatatgaaaaaaaaatgcaaaagggCCAGGAAGAGTATAGCTGCagtaaatgagttgattaaaactaTGCAAACCCTTGCAAAAAACATCACAAGTATGGTTGAACACCTGAGTGTTCTTTTAAGCAGACTGGCccagctgggcctgggaacaatgTCAACTATTGTTGCTCGTGGATTTGAACTAGCAGCCCAGGGGGCACGAGCCCTTCGTGTTGTTACTGGCGTCTTATCTGCTCTGTTTATTATCATTGATGTTCTCTTTGTTGCAAAAGCAGCTAGAGAGCTACAAAAAGGCGCCAAAACAATTGAAGCAGCACAAATAAGAGAGCAAGCTCACTATCTGATAAAAATCCATGATGCCCTGCAATATAATGTTGAAAATATAaattttgaaaaaacaaaatttGTTGCAGAAATGTTTAGATCCGAGAAACCATATTTCAGCTTTCCCTAA